A window of the Streptomyces luomodiensis genome harbors these coding sequences:
- a CDS encoding carbamoyltransferase family protein, which produces MRILGINALFHDPAAALVIDGRTVAAAEEERFSRRKHGKRPVPFSAWELPEKSAAWCLAQAGLRPEDLDAVAYSFDPSLARPAEAMGLDDPWDRLRITYARQAPGFLRTALPGLDPDAVRFVPHHLAHAASTALAAPGADPSSVLVLDGRGEATSHLAARRTGDRLEPLHGQRLPHSLGLVYEELTEHLGFLRSSDEYKVMALASYGTPRMLGALRRYVYATGDGGFHATGVPWAELCPALRPGQAWSRPHADLAASAQACLEETLLDLVRWLHGRTHDRTLTLAGGVALNCVANSRIAREGPFDRVWVQPAAGDAGTALGGALYLGALGGDRPAPMAGADLGRRWSDAELEAWLKTAAVPFERPADVAETVAEALARDAIVAWFQGRSEYGPRALGHRSLLAHPGRSGNLERLNDVKGREQFRPVAPMVLAGRAAEIFDGPLPSPYMLFVHQVAPDWRDRIPAVVHVDGTARIQTVDPAAEPLVARLLSAFERRTGLPVVVNTSLNTSGRPMVDDPRDALECFGSAPVDLLAIGPFVIRRGAFFAGGRPDTAAHEAI; this is translated from the coding sequence ATGCGCATCCTCGGCATCAACGCCCTCTTCCACGACCCGGCCGCCGCCCTGGTCATCGACGGCCGCACCGTCGCCGCCGCCGAGGAGGAGCGGTTCTCCCGGCGCAAACACGGCAAGCGGCCGGTGCCCTTCTCCGCCTGGGAGCTCCCGGAGAAGTCGGCCGCCTGGTGCCTGGCACAGGCGGGGCTGCGCCCCGAGGACCTGGACGCCGTCGCCTACTCCTTCGACCCCTCCCTCGCCCGCCCCGCCGAGGCCATGGGCCTGGACGACCCCTGGGACCGGCTGCGGATCACCTACGCCCGCCAGGCCCCCGGCTTCCTGCGTACCGCCCTGCCCGGCCTGGACCCCGACGCCGTGCGGTTCGTCCCCCACCACCTGGCCCACGCCGCCTCCACCGCGCTCGCCGCGCCCGGCGCCGATCCCAGCTCCGTCCTCGTCCTGGACGGCCGCGGTGAGGCCACCTCCCACCTCGCGGCGCGGCGCACCGGCGATCGGCTCGAACCGCTGCACGGCCAGCGGCTGCCGCACTCCCTGGGGCTGGTCTACGAAGAGCTCACCGAACACCTGGGCTTCCTGCGCTCCAGCGACGAGTACAAGGTGATGGCCCTCGCCTCCTACGGCACCCCGCGGATGCTCGGCGCCCTGCGCCGGTACGTGTACGCCACCGGCGACGGCGGTTTCCACGCCACCGGGGTGCCCTGGGCGGAGCTGTGCCCCGCGCTGCGCCCCGGCCAGGCGTGGTCGCGGCCGCACGCCGACCTGGCCGCCAGCGCCCAGGCGTGCCTGGAGGAGACGCTGCTGGACCTGGTCCGCTGGCTGCACGGACGTACCCATGACCGGACGCTGACCCTGGCCGGGGGAGTGGCGCTCAACTGCGTGGCCAACTCCCGCATCGCCCGCGAGGGCCCGTTCGACCGGGTCTGGGTGCAGCCCGCCGCCGGGGACGCGGGCACCGCGCTCGGCGGCGCCCTCTACCTCGGCGCGCTCGGCGGCGACCGGCCCGCGCCGATGGCCGGCGCCGACCTCGGGCGCCGCTGGTCGGACGCCGAACTGGAAGCCTGGCTGAAGACGGCCGCCGTGCCCTTCGAACGCCCGGCCGACGTCGCCGAGACGGTGGCCGAGGCGCTCGCCCGGGACGCGATCGTGGCCTGGTTCCAGGGGCGCTCCGAATACGGGCCCCGGGCGCTGGGCCACCGCTCGCTGCTCGCCCACCCCGGCCGCTCCGGCAACCTCGAGCGGCTCAACGACGTCAAGGGGCGGGAGCAGTTCCGGCCGGTCGCCCCGATGGTGCTCGCCGGGCGCGCGGCCGAGATCTTCGACGGCCCCCTGCCCAGCCCGTACATGCTCTTCGTGCACCAGGTCGCGCCGGACTGGCGGGACCGCATCCCGGCCGTGGTGCACGTGGACGGCACGGCCCGGATCCAGACCGTCGACCCGGCCGCGGAACCGTTGGTGGCCCGCCTGCTGAGCGCGTTCGAACGGCGCACCGGGCTGCCCGTGGTCGTCAACACCAGCCTCAACACCTCCGGCCGGCCCATGGTCGACGACCCGCGGGACGCGCTGGAGTGCTTCGGCTCGGCCCCCGTCGACCTGCTGGCGATCGGCCCGTTCGTGATCCGCCGCGGCGCCTTCTTCGCGGGCGGCCGTCCGGACACGGCCGCGCACGAGGCGATCTGA
- a CDS encoding NAD-dependent epimerase/dehydratase family protein yields MERFDSVVPVRTWAHAVVTGGAGFVGSHLCTALLDQGAAVTCVDDFCTGNPDNVAHLMDRPGFTLLHADVTKPFEVKRPADLVLHFASPASPADYLRLPLHTLETGSLGTRNALALARRHDARFLLASTSEAYGDPQQHPQNERYWGHVNPVGPRSVYDEAKRFGEALTTAEAGANGTDTGIVRLFNTYGPRMRGHDGRAVPTFIRQALAGEPLTVTGDGTQTRSLAYIDDTVRGILAMAGSDLLGPVNIGNADEITMLDLAQKIIQLAGSRSTVEYIDRPADDPAVRCPDITLARGKLQWTPVVPADEGLIRTIDWFRHQAA; encoded by the coding sequence ATGGAGCGTTTCGACTCCGTCGTCCCCGTCCGCACCTGGGCGCACGCCGTGGTCACCGGTGGCGCCGGGTTCGTCGGTTCGCATCTGTGCACGGCGCTGCTCGACCAGGGCGCGGCCGTGACCTGTGTGGACGACTTCTGCACCGGCAACCCGGACAACGTCGCCCACCTCATGGACCGGCCCGGTTTCACCCTGCTGCACGCCGACGTCACCAAGCCGTTCGAGGTGAAGCGGCCCGCCGACCTGGTGCTGCACTTCGCGTCCCCCGCCTCGCCCGCCGACTATCTGCGGCTGCCGCTGCACACCCTGGAGACGGGCAGCCTCGGCACCCGCAACGCCCTGGCCCTCGCCCGGCGCCACGACGCGCGCTTCCTCCTGGCCTCCACCTCCGAGGCGTACGGCGATCCGCAGCAGCATCCGCAGAACGAGCGCTACTGGGGCCATGTCAACCCGGTCGGACCGCGCAGCGTCTACGACGAGGCCAAGCGCTTCGGCGAGGCCCTGACCACCGCCGAGGCCGGCGCCAACGGCACGGACACCGGCATCGTGCGGCTGTTCAACACCTACGGCCCGCGGATGCGCGGACACGACGGACGGGCCGTGCCCACCTTCATCCGGCAGGCGCTGGCCGGGGAACCCCTCACGGTCACCGGCGACGGCACCCAGACCCGCTCGCTCGCCTACATCGACGACACCGTGCGGGGCATCCTCGCCATGGCCGGGTCCGACCTCCTCGGACCGGTCAACATCGGCAACGCGGACGAGATCACCATGCTGGACCTCGCCCAGAAGATCATCCAGCTGGCCGGGTCCCGCTCCACCGTCGAGTACATCGACCGCCCCGCCGACGACCCCGCCGTGCGCTGCCCGGACATCACCCTCGCCCGCGGCAAGCTCCAGTGGACGCCGGTCGTCCCCGCCGACGAGGGGCTGATCCGCACCATCGACTGGTTCCGGCACCAGGCCGCCTGA
- a CDS encoding MFS transporter produces the protein MRWWSAANLVSNVGTWMQLTVQNLLVLHITGSAATTGVSLAVQAAPGLLMGLLGGAVVDAWPRKLTAAVSQAVLGLVAFVTAALVAFDLLNVVSLMVLAAVTGLVATVDAPACALLGNDLVPPSDVPSAIALGSVVSSAGRLIGVACAGVAVGALGTAAAYAANGLSFLCVTAVIPFLRPYGGGATTTPDPPAPRRERFSGAGARDGLAFFMGRPRLVALTVITAVSAVFGRNYGLTLAVLVTGPLAGSSQDFGTVATMLAVGGIAGAVLAGRMQRPSVRLVGALAAAGALLQAVAGLSPGLLPLLVLVAPMAVAESVSDTAGATVLQTDPPPGMRGRVLGVWRTAQTAWGLAGPPLLGLLMEWAGPRGALVTGGLVIAAVIGAGALVHARRAAARRVSARPGDVVPVEPAAAARAAGPVHSEDLSPIG, from the coding sequence ATGCGGTGGTGGTCGGCGGCGAACCTGGTGTCCAACGTGGGCACCTGGATGCAGCTGACCGTGCAGAACCTGCTGGTGCTGCACATCACCGGCTCCGCCGCCACCACCGGGGTCTCCCTGGCCGTGCAGGCCGCCCCCGGGCTGCTCATGGGGCTGCTCGGAGGGGCGGTGGTGGATGCCTGGCCGCGCAAGCTGACCGCGGCCGTCAGCCAGGCGGTGCTGGGCCTCGTCGCCTTCGTCACGGCCGCGCTGGTCGCGTTCGACCTGCTCAACGTGGTCTCGCTGATGGTCCTCGCCGCGGTGACCGGCCTGGTCGCCACCGTGGACGCACCCGCCTGCGCCCTGCTCGGCAACGATCTGGTGCCCCCCTCCGACGTCCCTTCGGCGATCGCCCTGGGCTCCGTGGTCAGCAGCGCCGGCCGGCTCATCGGCGTGGCCTGCGCGGGTGTCGCGGTGGGCGCGCTCGGCACCGCGGCCGCCTACGCCGCCAACGGGCTGTCGTTCCTGTGCGTGACGGCCGTCATCCCCTTCCTGCGCCCCTACGGGGGCGGGGCCACCACCACCCCGGACCCGCCCGCCCCGCGACGGGAGCGGTTCTCCGGTGCCGGCGCCCGGGACGGGCTGGCCTTCTTCATGGGGCGGCCGCGGCTGGTCGCCCTCACCGTGATCACGGCGGTGAGCGCCGTCTTCGGGCGGAACTACGGGCTGACGCTCGCGGTGCTGGTCACCGGTCCGCTGGCCGGGAGCTCCCAGGACTTCGGAACCGTCGCGACCATGCTGGCCGTGGGCGGTATCGCGGGCGCGGTCCTGGCGGGACGGATGCAGCGGCCGTCCGTACGGCTGGTCGGCGCGCTCGCCGCCGCCGGTGCGCTGCTCCAGGCGGTGGCCGGGCTGTCGCCGGGGCTGCTTCCGCTGCTGGTGCTGGTCGCCCCGATGGCGGTGGCCGAGTCGGTCTCCGACACGGCCGGCGCCACGGTGCTCCAGACCGATCCGCCGCCCGGGATGCGCGGCCGGGTGCTGGGCGTCTGGCGTACCGCGCAGACGGCCTGGGGCCTGGCCGGTCCGCCCCTGCTGGGGCTGCTCATGGAGTGGGCGGGGCCGCGCGGCGCCCTGGTGACCGGCGGGCTGGTCATCGCGGCAGTGATCGGTGCGGGCGCGCTGGTGCACGCCCGGCGCGCCGCCGCCCGCCGCGTCTCGGCGCGGCCCGGCGATGTCGTTCCCGTGGAACCCGCGGCGGCGGCCCGCGCCGCCGGGCCGGTGCACTCCGAGGATCTTTCCCCCATCGGTTGA
- a CDS encoding ArsR/SmtB family transcription factor: MPVSEPSSSATRSHTHPSGAAQFATAAHVFSLLSDPTRLHLVWSLARGEADVNTLTQASGAARPAVSQHLAKLRLAGLVQVRKDGRRSVYSLHDGHLRRLVIEAVNHADHTVTGAPPHD; the protein is encoded by the coding sequence ATGCCGGTCAGCGAACCCTCCTCATCTGCGACCCGGTCGCATACGCATCCCAGCGGCGCGGCGCAGTTCGCCACGGCCGCGCATGTCTTCTCGCTGCTTTCCGACCCGACCCGGCTGCATCTGGTGTGGTCCCTCGCCCGGGGCGAGGCCGATGTCAACACCCTCACCCAGGCCAGCGGGGCGGCCCGCCCGGCAGTGAGCCAGCACCTGGCCAAGCTCCGGCTGGCCGGGCTGGTCCAGGTGCGCAAGGACGGCCGCCGCTCGGTGTACTCACTCCACGACGGCCATCTGCGCCGGCTGGTCATCGAGGCCGTCAACCACGCGGATCACACGGTCACCGGGGCCCCGCCGCACGACTGA
- a CDS encoding cation diffusion facilitator family transporter, protein MDSHRHGGRSHRRHQLAHLLKPHAHESAEKVDSALESSAEGMRALWLSLAVLGATAVLQAVVVVVSGSVALLGDTVHNAADALTALPLGVAFVLGRRAANRRFTYGYGRAEDLAGIVIVLTIAASAALAAYEAVDRLLHPRDLSHPGVVAVAAVVGFLGNEWVARHRIRVGRRIGSAALVADGLHARTDGFTSLAVLLGAGGVALGRQWADPVVGLVITAAILLVLGDAAREVFRRLMDSVDPALIDTGEAALREVPGVLGVTELRMRWIGHRLRAEVAVEVDGGLDLRAAHEVAVGVEHALLHAVPRLTAALVHTDPAPAPGAADPHRLLAHHTG, encoded by the coding sequence ATGGACTCCCACCGTCACGGAGGCCGGTCCCACCGGCGGCACCAGCTCGCGCATCTGCTGAAACCGCATGCGCACGAGTCGGCCGAGAAGGTCGACTCCGCGCTGGAGTCGTCGGCCGAGGGCATGCGCGCCCTGTGGCTCTCCCTCGCCGTCCTGGGCGCCACCGCGGTCCTCCAGGCCGTTGTCGTCGTGGTGTCCGGCTCGGTGGCGCTGCTGGGCGACACCGTGCACAACGCCGCCGACGCGCTGACCGCGCTGCCGCTCGGAGTGGCGTTCGTCCTGGGCCGCCGGGCGGCGAACCGCCGGTTCACCTACGGCTACGGCCGCGCCGAGGACCTGGCCGGGATCGTCATCGTGCTCACCATCGCCGCCTCGGCGGCCCTGGCCGCCTACGAGGCCGTGGACCGGCTGCTGCACCCGCGCGACCTCTCCCATCCGGGCGTCGTCGCGGTCGCCGCGGTCGTCGGTTTCCTCGGCAACGAATGGGTGGCGCGCCATCGCATCCGGGTCGGGCGCCGGATCGGCTCGGCGGCCCTGGTCGCCGACGGACTGCATGCCCGCACCGACGGCTTCACCTCCCTGGCCGTGCTGCTGGGCGCGGGCGGCGTGGCGCTCGGCCGGCAGTGGGCCGATCCGGTTGTCGGTCTGGTCATCACCGCCGCGATCCTGCTCGTCCTGGGGGACGCCGCCCGTGAGGTGTTCCGGCGGCTGATGGACTCCGTCGACCCGGCGCTGATCGACACGGGCGAGGCCGCGCTGCGCGAGGTCCCCGGGGTGCTAGGAGTGACCGAACTGCGGATGCGCTGGATCGGCCACCGGCTGCGCGCCGAGGTCGCGGTCGAGGTGGACGGCGGCCTGGATCTGCGGGCGGCGCACGAGGTGGCGGTCGGGGTCGAACACGCCCTGCTGCACGCGGTGCCCCGGCTCACCGCCGCCCTGGTGCACACCGATCCGGCCCCGGCGCCGGGCGCGGCGGACCCCCACCGCCTGCTGGCCCACCACACCGGGTGA
- a CDS encoding helix-turn-helix transcriptional regulator — MDKQELGAFLRSRRERLRPQDVGLPAGPRRRTPGLRREEVAVLAHISTEYYVRLEQGRAPRPSGEVLAGIAGALRLTDAESDHLHLLAGTAPNRTGLHRRDVRPSILTLLERLPQTAGFVVSAAFEVLAWNDLAAALLEDFAPLTPEDRNLARRAFLASAHADATLYGISDAAEFRLSVVGQLRATLARYPSDPAVTGLVDELRDGSPEFARLWERHDVQAAQMLTKTFRHPVVGEITVDCDALALTDRDQHLVLYSAPPGSPGAEALALLNVLGAEAGGFAR, encoded by the coding sequence ATGGACAAACAGGAGCTCGGGGCATTCCTCCGCAGCCGCCGCGAGCGGCTGCGCCCGCAGGACGTCGGCCTTCCCGCCGGCCCGCGGCGCCGCACACCAGGTCTGCGCCGCGAGGAAGTGGCGGTCCTCGCGCACATCTCCACGGAGTACTACGTCCGGCTCGAGCAGGGCAGGGCGCCGCGACCGTCGGGTGAGGTCCTCGCCGGGATCGCGGGCGCGCTGCGGCTCACGGACGCCGAGTCCGATCACCTCCACCTCCTCGCGGGCACCGCGCCGAACCGCACCGGACTGCACCGGCGCGACGTCCGCCCGAGCATCCTCACGCTTCTCGAGCGGCTGCCGCAGACGGCCGGTTTCGTGGTGTCCGCCGCGTTCGAGGTGCTCGCCTGGAACGACCTCGCGGCCGCGCTCCTGGAGGACTTCGCCCCCCTCACCCCCGAGGACCGCAACCTCGCCCGCCGGGCGTTTCTCGCATCGGCGCACGCCGATGCCACGCTCTACGGAATCTCCGACGCCGCGGAGTTCCGGCTGAGCGTCGTCGGGCAGCTCCGGGCCACCCTCGCCCGTTATCCGTCCGACCCCGCGGTGACCGGACTCGTCGACGAACTCCGCGACGGCAGCCCCGAGTTCGCCCGGCTCTGGGAGCGGCATGACGTGCAGGCCGCGCAGATGCTCACGAAGACCTTCCGGCACCCGGTCGTCGGGGAGATCACCGTCGACTGCGATGCGCTCGCGCTCACCGACCGCGACCAGCACCTGGTGCTCTACAGTGCGCCGCCAGGGTCCCCTGGCGCCGAGGCGCTGGCCCTTTTGAACGTACTCGGCGCCGAGGCCGGTGGTTTTGCGCGGTGA
- a CDS encoding SDR family NAD(P)-dependent oxidoreductase, with protein MTNTTNTTNTTDGAPVGLLTGKVVFITGASRGIGAAAARLFAAEGAAVVLAARGTDALDRIVKEIRADGGTADAVTLDLADPASIRTAVDHVEKLHGRLDGAFNNGAVPQRQFGPVETTSDEDIDEQFAVNFRSHWTAMNAEAALMRRGGGGAIVNTSSIGSRRANPALPAYGAMKRALNSLTETAAVNWAGDRIRVNGITPGGTATEMIDTWEAATPGVVEQMTATIPLGRMAEPRQIAEAAAWLLSDRASYVTGAILPVDGGAGA; from the coding sequence ATGACGAACACCACGAACACCACGAACACCACCGACGGCGCCCCCGTCGGCCTGCTCACCGGCAAGGTCGTCTTCATCACCGGCGCCAGCCGCGGCATCGGGGCGGCCGCGGCCCGGCTCTTCGCCGCCGAGGGCGCCGCTGTCGTGCTCGCCGCCCGCGGCACCGACGCCCTCGACCGCATCGTGAAGGAGATCCGCGCCGACGGCGGCACCGCCGACGCCGTCACCCTGGACCTCGCCGACCCCGCGAGCATCCGCACCGCTGTCGACCACGTCGAAAAGCTCCACGGCCGGCTCGACGGCGCCTTCAACAACGGCGCGGTCCCCCAGCGACAGTTCGGCCCGGTCGAGACCACCAGCGACGAGGACATCGACGAGCAGTTCGCCGTGAACTTCCGTTCGCACTGGACCGCCATGAACGCCGAGGCCGCGCTCATGCGGCGGGGCGGCGGCGGGGCGATCGTCAACACCTCGAGCATCGGCAGCCGCCGCGCGAACCCCGCCCTGCCCGCCTACGGCGCCATGAAGCGTGCGCTCAACAGCCTTACCGAGACCGCCGCGGTGAACTGGGCCGGTGACCGTATCCGGGTCAACGGCATCACCCCCGGAGGCACCGCCACGGAGATGATCGACACCTGGGAGGCGGCGACTCCCGGCGTCGTCGAGCAGATGACCGCGACGATCCCGCTCGGTCGGATGGCCGAGCCCCGGCAGATCGCCGAGGCGGCCGCATGGCTGCTCAGTGACCGCGCCTCGTACGTGACCGGCGCGATCCTGCCGGTCGACGGCGGCGCCGGCGCCTGA
- the rpsR gene encoding 30S ribosomal protein S18: protein MSRRPHPTRRDARRDRVNPLDKAGITYIDYKDTELLRKFISDRGKIRSRRVTRVSRRQQRLLARAIKNAREMALLPYGSR from the coding sequence ATGTCCCGACGCCCCCACCCCACCCGCCGGGATGCCCGGCGCGACCGTGTCAACCCGCTGGACAAGGCTGGTATCACCTACATCGATTACAAGGACACCGAACTGCTGCGGAAGTTCATCTCCGACCGCGGCAAAATACGCAGCCGCCGGGTGACCCGGGTGAGCCGCCGGCAGCAGCGCCTGCTCGCCCGCGCCATCAAGAACGCGCGGGAGATGGCGCTGCTGCCCTACGGATCGCGCTGA
- a CDS encoding GTP-binding protein, which translates to MNADETRLPVAVVGGLHADARRAAVEEILRTVPGSVALHHDLSAATGRAVRRTVRDASGTLGSGEAPLVNDCACCALREDMVPELLRLATGGGHRLAVVELWDSVEPQAMAAVIAAEGAPLELTGVATAIDPALMVPYLANGDDLAEVGLAAAPTDQRTIADTFARQLEYPTLIAVAEDPTGEEAADDGDHALLTQLTPGARQVRLGEGALGPALLQGFDIAAAAARQHPACALLPQEGDAHGVATVVWRRERPFHPQRLYAALEDLTCAAARSRGRFWLADRGDTLLSWDAAGGALCVESAGPWLAALPDAAWEMVPAERRVAAALDWHPDHGDRCQHLTFTSPGLDRDGLLALLDSCLLTDAEYAAGPDAWSRLPHAFDELLDPVS; encoded by the coding sequence GTGAACGCGGACGAGACCCGGCTGCCCGTCGCGGTGGTGGGCGGGCTGCACGCGGATGCCCGCCGCGCCGCCGTCGAGGAGATCCTGCGCACCGTGCCCGGCTCGGTGGCCCTGCACCACGATCTCTCCGCCGCCACCGGCCGGGCCGTGCGCCGCACCGTGCGCGACGCCTCCGGGACGCTCGGCAGTGGCGAGGCGCCGCTGGTGAACGACTGCGCGTGCTGTGCGCTGCGCGAGGACATGGTCCCCGAACTGCTGCGCCTGGCCACCGGCGGCGGACACCGGCTCGCCGTGGTCGAACTGTGGGACTCGGTCGAACCCCAGGCCATGGCGGCCGTCATCGCGGCCGAGGGCGCCCCGCTGGAGCTGACCGGAGTGGCCACCGCGATCGATCCGGCCCTGATGGTGCCGTACCTCGCGAACGGCGACGACCTGGCCGAGGTGGGTCTCGCCGCCGCCCCGACCGATCAGCGCACCATCGCCGACACCTTCGCCCGGCAGCTGGAGTACCCCACGCTGATCGCCGTCGCCGAGGACCCCACGGGCGAGGAGGCCGCCGACGACGGTGACCATGCGCTGCTCACCCAGCTCACCCCGGGCGCCCGCCAGGTGCGGCTCGGCGAGGGGGCCCTGGGGCCCGCCCTGCTCCAGGGCTTCGACATCGCGGCGGCGGCCGCCCGTCAGCACCCGGCCTGTGCGCTGCTGCCGCAGGAGGGTGACGCGCACGGAGTGGCCACCGTGGTCTGGCGGCGCGAGCGGCCCTTCCACCCGCAGCGGCTCTACGCGGCGCTGGAGGACCTGACCTGCGCGGCGGCCCGCAGCAGGGGCCGCTTCTGGCTGGCCGACCGGGGCGACACCCTGCTGTCGTGGGACGCGGCGGGCGGGGCCCTGTGCGTGGAGTCGGCCGGTCCGTGGCTGGCCGCGCTGCCGGACGCCGCCTGGGAGATGGTGCCGGCCGAGCGGCGGGTCGCCGCCGCGCTGGACTGGCATCCCGACCACGGCGACCGCTGTCAGCACCTCACCTTCACCTCGCCCGGCCTGGACCGGGACGGGCTGCTGGCCCTGCTCGACTCCTGTCTGCTGACCGACGCCGAGTACGCGGCCGGGCCGGACGCCTGGAGCCGGCTGCCGCACGCCTTCGACGAACTGCTGGACCCGGTGTCCTGA
- a CDS encoding type B 50S ribosomal protein L31: MKPGIHPEYRPVVFRDRSADFAFLTRSTATSDKTVEWEDGNTYPVIDVEISAASHPFYTGTQRVLDTAGRVERFERRYGRGRRGR, translated from the coding sequence ATGAAGCCCGGCATTCACCCCGAGTACCGGCCCGTCGTCTTCCGCGACCGGTCCGCCGACTTCGCCTTCCTCACCCGCTCCACCGCCACCAGCGACAAGACCGTCGAATGGGAGGACGGCAACACCTATCCGGTCATCGACGTCGAGATCTCCGCGGCGAGCCACCCCTTCTACACCGGCACCCAGCGGGTCCTGGACACCGCCGGACGCGTCGAGCGGTTCGAGCGGCGTTACGGACGCGGACGGAGGGGCCGGTGA
- the rpmG gene encoding 50S ribosomal protein L33, with the protein MARNELRPIIKLRSTAGTGYTYVTRKNRRNDPDRMTLRKYDPVVGRHVDFREER; encoded by the coding sequence ATGGCACGCAATGAACTACGTCCGATCATCAAGCTGAGGTCCACCGCGGGCACCGGCTATACGTACGTGACCCGCAAGAACCGGCGGAACGACCCGGACCGGATGACCCTGCGCAAGTACGACCCGGTCGTCGGCCGCCACGTCGACTTCCGCGAGGAGCGCTGA
- the rpmB gene encoding 50S ribosomal protein L28, which produces MSAHCQLTGRQPGFGHHVSHSHRRTKRRFDPNIQRKRYWLPSEGRHVRLTLSAKAVKTVDMIGIEAAVARIRARGGKV; this is translated from the coding sequence ATGTCCGCCCACTGCCAACTCACCGGCCGGCAGCCCGGCTTCGGCCACCACGTCTCCCACTCCCACCGCCGCACCAAGCGCCGGTTCGACCCCAACATCCAGCGCAAGCGCTACTGGCTGCCCAGCGAGGGCCGCCATGTCCGGCTCACCCTCAGCGCCAAGGCCGTCAAGACGGTCGACATGATCGGCATCGAGGCCGCCGTGGCCCGTATCCGCGCCCGGGGAGGGAAGGTCTGA
- the rpsN gene encoding 30S ribosomal protein S14 has product MAKKSKIAKNEQRRAIVARYAARRAELKAVIADPRASAAERLAAQRELRRQPRDASATRVRNRDAIDGRPRGHLRAFGLSRIRLREMAHAGELPGVTKSSW; this is encoded by the coding sequence ATGGCCAAGAAGAGCAAGATCGCCAAGAATGAGCAGCGGCGGGCCATCGTCGCCCGCTACGCCGCGCGCCGCGCCGAGTTGAAGGCGGTCATCGCCGACCCCCGGGCCTCGGCGGCCGAACGGCTCGCAGCGCAGCGGGAACTGCGCCGCCAGCCCCGCGACGCCAGCGCCACCCGGGTACGCAACCGCGACGCCATCGACGGCCGCCCCCGCGGCCACCTGCGCGCCTTCGGCCTGTCCCGGATCCGGCTGCGCGAGATGGCACACGCGGGCGAACTCCCCGGGGTGACCAAGAGCAGCTGGTAA